One window of the Rhodococcus sovatensis genome contains the following:
- a CDS encoding ABC transporter substrate-binding protein has protein sequence MFRTDPSLSSSSPSSARSFDLSSFTLDRRRFLGGVAALGAGAVLAACSSGGSGQPLGAVSTLPSALQGGTPKRGGTFTVGMGGSGSAETLYGGNAAVSVDYLRSYSLYNLLFYPATKVTPLQPGLALNATANADSTVWTLELRKDVLWHNGKPFEASDVVYNIQSLWTDPSKNLGAAFLTGLIDLPNVRALDTNTVQIPLTRAVGQLPSLFAYVNFAVLPAGSTPESVAAQPIGTGPFRYVSFTPGRESVFDANRDYWEEGKPYVDRLVVQSGFSDPTAVVNALEAGQINLASSVDPVSARQQATSNRFQVIQSELAANVALISMRVDEGPFADVRVRQAMKLLCNRQALIDGALSGFGTPGNDLISVGSEFFAGDITSEYDPDRAKSLLQQAGADGQAFSLQTFSGGGPWDPAATLFAQQAQAAGVDVQADVTSSDTYFTAAGGVYTGYFRQNFSGPIATSLTASYRLFLSKNAPFQDTHWAQQPGGDKYESLLDQAISASDAGLAAELWKEVQQVQHDEGGYIGWANMPYVDAAANNVRGLSAGSATSFNNYRLCDGWVE, from the coding sequence ATGTTCCGCACTGATCCATCCCTGTCTTCTTCATCCCCGTCGTCGGCGAGGTCTTTCGACCTCAGCTCATTCACGCTCGACCGCAGGCGCTTCCTGGGTGGGGTGGCGGCCCTCGGCGCAGGAGCGGTGCTCGCAGCATGCTCCAGCGGAGGAAGCGGCCAGCCCCTCGGTGCAGTCTCCACGCTTCCTTCGGCACTGCAGGGAGGCACTCCGAAGCGTGGTGGAACCTTCACTGTCGGGATGGGCGGTTCGGGAAGCGCAGAGACCCTCTACGGCGGCAATGCTGCAGTCAGTGTCGATTATCTGCGTTCGTACAGCCTGTACAACTTGTTGTTCTACCCGGCCACGAAGGTGACGCCTCTGCAACCGGGCTTGGCCCTGAATGCCACGGCGAATGCCGACTCCACTGTGTGGACGTTGGAACTGCGCAAGGACGTTCTGTGGCACAACGGAAAACCGTTCGAGGCGTCGGATGTCGTCTACAACATCCAGTCTCTGTGGACCGATCCTTCGAAGAACCTCGGCGCAGCGTTCTTGACAGGATTGATCGATCTGCCGAACGTGCGGGCGCTCGATACCAACACTGTGCAGATCCCGTTGACGCGGGCAGTCGGGCAGCTTCCGTCGTTGTTCGCCTACGTCAACTTTGCGGTGCTGCCCGCAGGATCGACGCCGGAATCGGTTGCTGCACAGCCGATCGGAACGGGTCCCTTCCGCTACGTCTCCTTCACTCCTGGCCGAGAGAGCGTCTTCGATGCCAACCGCGACTACTGGGAGGAGGGAAAGCCATACGTCGACAGACTAGTAGTGCAGAGCGGCTTCTCCGACCCGACGGCGGTCGTGAATGCACTCGAAGCCGGTCAGATCAACCTGGCGTCGTCGGTCGACCCCGTCTCCGCACGCCAGCAGGCCACCAGCAATCGATTCCAGGTGATCCAATCCGAGCTGGCGGCAAATGTCGCACTGATCTCCATGCGTGTCGACGAAGGTCCGTTTGCCGATGTCAGGGTCCGGCAGGCAATGAAGCTTCTGTGCAACAGGCAGGCATTGATCGACGGTGCACTGTCCGGATTCGGTACGCCCGGAAACGATCTTATCTCGGTGGGCAGCGAGTTCTTCGCCGGTGATATCACCTCGGAATACGATCCCGATCGTGCCAAGTCCTTGCTCCAGCAAGCCGGGGCCGATGGTCAGGCCTTCAGCCTTCAGACGTTCAGCGGTGGCGGGCCGTGGGACCCGGCGGCAACGCTGTTCGCCCAGCAGGCACAGGCGGCGGGCGTCGATGTTCAAGCTGACGTGACCAGCAGTGACACGTACTTCACAGCTGCCGGTGGCGTGTACACCGGTTATTTCCGGCAGAATTTCTCCGGCCCCATCGCGACCTCGCTGACCGCCAGCTATCGCCTGTTTCTGTCGAAGAATGCACCCTTCCAGGACACCCACTGGGCACAGCAACCCGGCGGTGACAAATACGAGTCCTTGCTGGATCAGGCCATCAGCGCCTCGGACGCCGGTCTGGCAGCAGAACTGTGGAAGGAAGTACAGCAGGTTCAGCATGACGAGGGCGGGTACATCGGCTGGGCCAATATGCCGTATGTCGACGCGGCGGCCAATAACGTGCGCGGGTTGTCTGCCGGCTCGGCGACCAGCTTCAACAACTACCGTCTCTGTGACGGATGGGTCGAGTAG
- a CDS encoding GntR family transcriptional regulator — protein MEALAIALRNQILDGRLSAGDVLRENALCAEFGVSRHSMRVALASLGHEGLVRHEANRGVFVRGLTADEIEDCFRMRRLLELDAAQAICGDHAALTPARAIAGQMTALSTGSVWTELRDLDLAFHTALVDALGSGHMSRAYRAMLSELQLCFLIEGFKDLDHERVAKEHMTMLEALESGNLAHSQRLLHEHLVLSERDAVTALTRSAQPQPTVR, from the coding sequence GTGGAAGCTCTTGCGATCGCGCTGAGAAACCAAATTCTCGATGGACGCCTGTCGGCCGGCGACGTCCTCCGCGAGAATGCACTGTGTGCCGAGTTCGGGGTGAGCAGGCATTCCATGCGGGTGGCGCTCGCGTCGCTCGGTCACGAGGGTCTGGTCCGGCACGAGGCCAACCGGGGGGTATTCGTTCGAGGCCTGACCGCGGACGAGATTGAGGACTGCTTCCGTATGCGGCGACTTCTCGAATTGGATGCCGCGCAGGCGATTTGCGGAGACCATGCCGCCCTCACACCGGCTCGCGCTATCGCCGGGCAGATGACGGCGCTCAGCACTGGCTCAGTGTGGACCGAATTGCGCGATCTCGATCTCGCGTTCCACACCGCCCTCGTGGACGCCCTCGGCAGCGGCCACATGTCACGTGCCTACCGAGCGATGCTCAGTGAGCTGCAACTGTGTTTCCTTATCGAAGGATTCAAAGATCTCGACCACGAACGTGTCGCCAAAGAGCACATGACGATGCTCGAGGCGCTCGAAAGCGGCAACCTCGCTCATTCCCAGCGACTACTTCACGAGCACTTGGTCTTGTCCGAGCGAGACGCAGTCACCGCCCTGACCAGGTCGGCTCAGCCACAGCCCACCGTGCGCTGA